A window from Zingiber officinale cultivar Zhangliang chromosome 7A, Zo_v1.1, whole genome shotgun sequence encodes these proteins:
- the LOC122002554 gene encoding transcription factor CSA-like isoform X1 → MAPSDVKLRDGMGHESAEDEQSNNHQRKEEDDGDGRQSELQRRRQKLCARGHWRPAEDAKLKELVSKHGPQNWNLMAENLEGRSGKSCRLRWFNQLDPRINRKAFSDEEEERLLAAHGMYGNKWALIARLFPGRTDNAVKNHWHVIMARKQREQSNAYRRRKPFLTSSSISSFSHTLLLPNSKDVKTSNNTNACSGDSVITSTRDESSSTCTDLSLNSFTSTTFLAYSMINWFDEKVFTARKSFLPGGQSPPEASANQPVTYQSSNAWLHDETEHGRKKIMMPFIDFLGVGAT, encoded by the exons ATGGCTCCGAGTGATGTAAAGCTCAGAGATGGCATGGGGCATGAGAGCGCTGAGGATGAACAGAGCAACAACCACCAAAGGAAGGAGGAAGATGACGGTGATGGTCGACAAAGTGAGCTGCAGAGGAGGCGGCAGAAGCTGTGTGCTAGAGGGCATTGGAGGCCAGCTGAGGATGCCAAGCTCAAAGAGCTAGTCTCCAAGCATGGCCCCCAAAACTGGAACCTGATGGCCGAGAATCTAGAAGGAAGATCAG GGAAGAGTTGCAGACTGAGGTGGTTCAACCAGCTTGATCCAAGGATCAACAGGAAGGCATTCAGTGATGAGGAAGAGGAGAGGCTTCTGGCTGCCCACGGGATGTATGGCAACAAGTGGGCTTTGATTGCCAGGCTCTTCCCTGGGAGGACAGACAATGCTGTCAAAAACCATTGGCATGTCATCATGGCCAGGAAACAAAGGGAGCAGAGCAATGCTTACAGGAGAAGAAAGCCATTTTTGACTTCTTCTTCTATCTCTTCCTTCTCTCACACCCTGCTCCTCCCCAACAGCAAAGATGTCAAAACCAGCAACAACACCAATGCGTGCAGTGGGGACTCGGTCATCACCAGCACCAGAGATGAGTCATCCTCCACTTGCACTGACCTCTCCCTCAACTCCTTCACCAGCACCACTTTCCTTGCCTATTCCATGATCAATT GGTTTGATGAAAAGGTCTTCACTGCAAGGAAGAGTTTTCTCCCTGGTGGCCAGTCTCCTCCTGAGGCCTCAGCAAATCAACCAGTGACCTACCAGAGCAGCAATGCTTGGCTTCATGACGAAACAGAACATGGGAGGAAGAAAATTATGATGCCCTTTATTGATTTCCTAGGTGTTGGAGCAACATAG
- the LOC122002554 gene encoding transcription factor CSA-like isoform X2 yields MAPSDVKLRDGMGHESAEDEQSNNHQRKEEDDGDGRQSELQRRRQKLCARGHWRPAEDAKLKELVSKHGPQNWNLMAENLEGRSGKSCRLRWFNQLDPRINRKAFSDEEEERLLAAHGMYGNKWALIARLFPGRTDNAVKNHWHVIMARKQREQSNAYRRRKPFLTSSSISSFSHTLLLPNSKDVKTSNNTNACSGDSVITSTRDESSSTCTDLSLNSFTSTTFLAYSMINCLHCKEEFSPWWPVSS; encoded by the exons ATGGCTCCGAGTGATGTAAAGCTCAGAGATGGCATGGGGCATGAGAGCGCTGAGGATGAACAGAGCAACAACCACCAAAGGAAGGAGGAAGATGACGGTGATGGTCGACAAAGTGAGCTGCAGAGGAGGCGGCAGAAGCTGTGTGCTAGAGGGCATTGGAGGCCAGCTGAGGATGCCAAGCTCAAAGAGCTAGTCTCCAAGCATGGCCCCCAAAACTGGAACCTGATGGCCGAGAATCTAGAAGGAAGATCAG GGAAGAGTTGCAGACTGAGGTGGTTCAACCAGCTTGATCCAAGGATCAACAGGAAGGCATTCAGTGATGAGGAAGAGGAGAGGCTTCTGGCTGCCCACGGGATGTATGGCAACAAGTGGGCTTTGATTGCCAGGCTCTTCCCTGGGAGGACAGACAATGCTGTCAAAAACCATTGGCATGTCATCATGGCCAGGAAACAAAGGGAGCAGAGCAATGCTTACAGGAGAAGAAAGCCATTTTTGACTTCTTCTTCTATCTCTTCCTTCTCTCACACCCTGCTCCTCCCCAACAGCAAAGATGTCAAAACCAGCAACAACACCAATGCGTGCAGTGGGGACTCGGTCATCACCAGCACCAGAGATGAGTCATCCTCCACTTGCACTGACCTCTCCCTCAACTCCTTCACCAGCACCACTTTCCTTGCCTATTCCATGATCAATT GTCTTCACTGCAAGGAAGAGTTTTCTCCCTGGTGGCCAGTCTCCTCCTGA
- the LOC122002555 gene encoding hydroxyacylglutathione hydrolase cytoplasmic-like: MKVVHVNCLEDNYAYIIVNESSGEAAAVDPVEPEKVLWEAKQIGADLKFVLTTHHHWDHAGGNEKMKELVPGIKVYGGSKDSVRGCTDTLENKDKLALGPDIEIVALHTPCHTKGHISYYVTDKGENPAVFTGDTLFIAGCGKFFEGTAEQMYQSLCVTLGSLPRPTRVYCGHEYTVKNLQFASTVEPDNQRVLDKLSWAKSQRQLNQPTIPSTLEEEFQTNPFMRVDLPEIQAKVACNSPIEALMKLRSMKDAWRG; this comes from the exons ATGAAGGTGGTTCACGTCAACTGCTTGGAAGATAACTACGCCTACAT AATCGTGAACGAGTCTTCCGGGGAGGCGGCGGCCGTCGACCCCGTTGAGCCCGAAAAGGTTTTGTGGGAGGCCAAGCAGATCGGTGCCGACCTCAAGTTTGTGCTCACCACTCACCATCACTG GGATCATGCAGGGGGGAATGAGAAGATGAAGGAGTTGGTGCCGGGGATCAAGGTCTATGGTGGATCAAAAGATTCTGTACGAGGTTGCACGGATACTTTGGAGAACAAGGATAAGTTGGCTCTTGGGCCAGATATCGAAATAGTTGCTCTCCATACACCATG CCATACTAAAGGTCATATAAGTTATTATGTGACTGACAAAGGGGAAAATCCAGCTGTCTTTACTGGGGATACACTG TTTATTGCTGGTTGCGGAAAGTTCTTTGAAGGTACTGCAGAACAGATGTATCAATCTCTGTGTGTCACATTAGGTTCACTACCAAGGCCTACTCGTGTTTATTGTGGTCATGAG TACACTGTGAAGAACCTCCAATTTGCATCAACTGTTGAACCAGACAATCAAAGGGTATTAGATAAGCTTTCTTGGGCTAAAAGTCAACGCCAGTTAAACCAACCTACAATTCCTTCAACGCTTGAGGAAGAATTCCAAACTAATCCATTCATGCGAGTTGACTTACCAGAGATACAG GCTAAAGTTGCCTGCAATTCTCCGATTGAGGCCTTGATGAAACTTAGGTCAATGAAAGACGCGTGGAGAGGGTGA
- the LOC122002556 gene encoding protein ENHANCED DISEASE RESISTANCE 4-like, giving the protein MASKSTIPGVRFVRCPRCRKVLAEIASVPVYQCGECGATLRAKHYSSTNQNSNVTAPEITVSASSGAHSSAYLDPQLSKAADASSRFLNKGNEIEHEEGCLKERRMELEDSFFNARGTDFQSSSPTPVDVRNDRSSDNKENDNFCKARGMDLHSSSSIPADVTNVGSLEDKEKTSNHYDEYGNVSKMPIANAFDANLSSVSDRSNIDTPRKRVPMSRRTFRQRNVQDSEETNAHKEESVEKIQVVTQIQTQEVSQEPSIEKPAAFDTFGSHANESSPKEKGDLVINPSFDSEDFHSVQNWKEPENHVHSNLVEVPKGSADNQNGSMTVDADSFDISRAAEVPKFSVNIQPGSKEAGLNSLAHIQMKILKKVDGLREEIKEIFDISDESKARPRLRDIQEEDHAKHVMSGLHQAPPKNSHQRKAIPRPPKANGIPSQLYQVPHKNFHHGGRQGFVNLPSQSHCHNGICRACHHDHPCYATVHAGSSPPPCSHKSQVARETEKPNNNDGRQQKKQLCRPVLGGSPFVTCYNCFELLRLPMDFFIVWRRSYKLQCGACSKVLTFSFRAPKHGIPHLYDEAETPTTELDTSTDTTSRHGISNFPSNDRSPREPVSYSEDYGYSLGISYSSDTEMPVNILGRSTLMHKRKSRLKTGSQLHQLMGYGSASEILYRHSDNDEASEFTELGTPHCNTPEERFVEDGVIRKGSYISDPSTSQHF; this is encoded by the exons ATGGCTAGCAAAAGCACAATTCCTGGAGTACGGTTCGTAAGATGCCCAAGATGCAGGAAGGTTCTTGCTGAAATTGCTAGTGTTCCTGTATACCAGTGCGGTGAATGTGGTGCCACTCTTCGAG CAAAACATTATAGTTCTACCAATCAGAACAGCAATGTCACTGCACCAGAGATTACAGTTTCTGCGTCCAGTGGAGCACATAGTTCAGCATATCTGGATCCACAATTGTCTAAAGCAGCAGATGCTTCAAGCagatttttaaataaaggaaATGAAATAGAACATGAAGAAGGTTGCCTCAAGGAGAGACGAATGGAGCTAGAAGATAGTTTCTTCAATGCGAGAGGTACGGATTTCCAGAGTTCTAGTCCTACTCCTGTCGATGTGAGAAATGACAGGTCATCAGACAACAAggagaatgacaatttctgcaaAGCAAGAGGGATGGATTTGCATAGCTCTAGTTCTATTCCTGCTGATGTAACAAATGTTGGATCACTGGAAGACAAGGAGAAAACCAGCAATCATTATGATGAATATGGTAATGTTTCGAAAATGCCCATTGCAAATGCATTTGATGCCAATCTTTCTTCTGTCAGTGATAGAAGCAACATTGACACTCCTCGGAAACGTGTGCCAATGTCCAGAAGAACTTTTAGACAGAGAAATGTGCAGGATTCAGAGGAAACTAATGCACACAAAGAAGAGAGTGTTGAAAAAATCCAAGTGGTAACACAAATTCAAACTCAAGAAGTTTCACAAGAGCCGTCAATAGAGAAGCCAGCTGCTTTTGATACATTTGGTTCGCATGCAAATGAGTCTTCTCCAAAAGAAAAAGGTGATTTAGTGATAAACCCCTCTTTTGACTCTGAGGATTTCCATTCAGTTCAGAACTGGAAGGAACCAGAAAATCATGTGCATTCAAATCTAGTGGAGGTTCCTAAAGGCTCAGCCGACAATCAAAATGGTAGCATGACAGTTGATGCCGATTCATTTGACATCTCAAGGGCTGCAGAGGTTCCTAAGTTCTCAGTCAACATTCAGCCAGGCAGCAAAGAAGCTGGCTTAAATTCGCTTGCACACATCCAAATGAAAATTCTAAAGAAGGTTGATGGATTGAGAGAGGAAATCAAAGAAATCTTTGACATATCCGATGAGAGCAAAGCACGGCCGCGCCTTCGAGACATTCAAGAAGAAGACCATGCTAAGCACGTTATGTCAGGCCTACATCAAGCTCCTCCCAAAAATTCCCACCAAAGAAAGGCAATTCCTCGACCACCTAAGGCCAATGGCATTCCTTCACAGTTGTACCAAGTTCCTCACAAGAATTTCCATCATGGAGGGCGCCAGGGGTTTGTGAATCTTCCATCTCAAAGCCACTGTCACAACGGAATTTGCAGGGCTTGCCACCATGATCACCCATGCTATGCAACGGTGCATGCCGGTTCCAGTCCCCCACCATGTTCTCACAAATCTCAGGTTGCGCGTGAGACCGAGAAACCAAACAACAATGATGGAAGACAACAGAAGAAGCAACTTTGTCGCCCTGTTTTAGGTGGCTCTCCATTTGTCACCTGCTACAATTGCTTCGAGTTGCTTAGGCTTCCTATGGATTTCTTCATAGTGTGGAGAAGATCTTATAAGCTTCAGTGTGGTGCTTGTTCCAAAGTTCTTACATTTTCTTTCAGAGCTCCAAAACATGGGATTCCCCATTTGTACGATGAGGCTGAGACACCAACAACCGAGTTGGACACCAGTACAGATACTACTTCCAGACATGGGATCTCCAACTTTCCGTCAAATGATAGATCCCCAAGGGAACCTGTTTCTTACTCAGAAGATTATGGATACTCTCTTGGCATCAGCTACTCCTCTGATACCGAAATGCCGGTGAATATTCTCGGCAGATCCACTCTGATGCATAAGAGAAAAAGTAGGCTTAAAACGGGTTCACAACTGCATCAGCTTATGGGCTATGGTTCAGCTAGTGAAATCTTATATCGACACAGCGACAATGATGAAGCATCTGAATTCACAGAGCTGGGCACACCCCACTGTAATACTCCCGAGGAAAGGTTTGTGGAAGATGGAGTGATCAGAAAAGGCTCTTATATTTCAGATCCTTCAACCAGTCAGCACTTCTGA
- the LOC122002557 gene encoding WRKY transcription factor 55-like, whose translation MLLPEVPRPEEQQRSSIGPLAIPPHAELLPELPAGPSGIRTPRKRKEGRLTLRTPAPVTGKVDVPPEDGYTWRKYGRKAILRSKFLRSYYRCTHKICEAKKKVQQLDENPFILEITYEGEHTCQTSTTPLLSPPITVAVAAAGENRDPGAGGDSASPLFQAGTSSASQPKTDNWLGDEVQGTAAGTGGGDGGRDVDDWLADLTDSMFNFSGSSDSCMDSIFPPRPGN comes from the exons ATGCTCCTCCCAGAGGTGCCCCGGCCGGAGGAGCAGCAGCGCAGCTCCATCGGCCCTTTGGCCATTCCCCCGCACGCGGAGCTGCTGCCGGAGCTACCCGCCGGGCCGTCAGGGATCCGAACGCCGAGGAAGAG GAAGGAGGGAAGGTTGACGTTGAGAACTCCGGCTCCGGTGACTGGAAAAGTCGACGTTCCACCGGAAGATGGATACACTTGGAGGAAGTACGGCCGAAAGGCTATTCTGCGTTCCAAGTTtctaag GAGCTACTACCGGTGCACCCACAAGATTTGCGAGGCCAAGAAGAAAGTGCAGCAGCTCGACGAAAACCCCTTCATCCTCGAAATCACATACGAAGGCGAACACACTTGCCAGACCTCCACTACGCCGCTCCTCAGCCCCCCAATCACCGTCGCAGTCGCCGCCGCCGGAGAAAACAGAGACCCCGGTGCCGGCGGCGATAGCGCTTCGCCCCTGTTCCAGGCAGGGACGTCGTCGGCGTCGCAACCGAAAACTGATAACTGGCTTGGCGACGAAGTGCAGGGAACGGCGGCGGGGACGGGCGGCGGCGACGGCGGCAGGGACGTGGATGATTGGTTGGCGGATCTCACCGACTCCATGTTTAATTTTTCCGGAAGCAGCGACAGCTGCATGGACTCCATCTTCCCGCCGAGGCCGGGGAACTAA